The following are encoded in a window of Phaseolus vulgaris cultivar G19833 chromosome 3, P. vulgaris v2.0, whole genome shotgun sequence genomic DNA:
- the LOC137808258 gene encoding GDSL esterase/lipase At4g01130-like, with product MTSKASTNFFLIFTLVLLCMIGSSHTKCDFEAIFNFGDSNSDTGGFWAAFPAQSPPFGMTYFNKPVGRATDGRLIIDFLAEALGLPFISPYLQSIGSDYTHGANYATLASTVLLPNTSLFVTGISPFSLAIQLNQMKQFKTQVNEVHEQGSKLPSPDIFGKSLYTFYIGQNDFTSNLASIGIRGVQQYLPQVVSQIAATIKELYNLGGRTFLVLNLAPVGCYPSFLVLLPHNSSDIDQFGCLVSYNNAVREYNTMLKQSLREVRESLSDASVIYVDTHTVLLELFQHPTSHGLKYGTKACCGYGGGDYNFDPKLYCGNSKEIHGSKVTATACNDPYNYVSWDGIHATEAANKLTTFAILNGSFSDPPFPFQEHCDLQPID from the exons ATGACTTCAAAGGCATCCACcaatttctttctcatttttacTCTTGTATTGCTTTGCATGATCGGTTCAAGTCACACCAAGTGTGATTTCGAGGCAATTTTCAACTTCGGAGATTCAAATTCAGATACTGGTGGCTTTTGGGCAGCTTTTCCTGCCCAATCTCCTCCCTTTGGAATGACTTACTTCAACAAACCAGTAGGAAGGGCCACAGATGGGAGACTCATAATTGATTTTCTTG CTGAAGCTCTTGGATTGCCATTTATTAGTCCATATCTGCAATCAATAGGATCTGATTATACGCATGGAGCTAATTATGCTACACTGGCATCCACTGTGCTTCTACCTAATACTTCTTTGTTTGTCACTGGGATCAGCCCCTTCTCTCTTGCCATCCAGCTCAACCAAATGAAGCAGTTCAAAACCCAAGTTAATGAAGTGCATGAACAAG GGTCCAAGCTTCCTTCACCAGATATATTTGGAAAATCTCTTTACACATTCTATATTGGCCAAAATGACTTTACTTCCAACTTAGCTTCCATTGGCATACGTGGAGTGCAACAATACCTTCCACAAGTTGTTTCACAAATTGCTGCTACCATTAAG GAGTTATATAATCTTGGAGGACGTACATTTTTGGTTCTTAATCTTGCACCAGTGGGATGCTACCCTTCATTCTTGGTCCTGCTTCCTCATAATAGTTCAGACATTGATCAGTTTGGATGCTTGGTTTCTTACAACAATGCAGTAAGGGAATACAACACTATGTTGAAACAGTCGCTGAGAGAAGTTAGAGAAAGTCTTTCCGATGCTTCTGTCATTTATGTGGATACTCACACTGTTCTGCTGGAGCTCTTCCAGCATCCCACTTCTCATG GGCTTAAGTATGGTACAAAAGCTTGTTGCGGCTATGGAGGTGGTGACTACAACTTCGATCCCAAACTCTACTGTGGCAATTCCAAAGAGATACATGGAAGCAAAGTGACAGCAACTGCATGCAATGACCCTTACAACTATGTGAGTTGGGATGGAATTCATGCCACAGAAGCTGCAAACAAGCTTACTACCTTTGCCATTCTTAATGGATCCTTCTCTGATCCTCCTTTCCCATTTCAGGAACATTGTGATCTTCAACCTATAGATTGA